A window from Pseudomonas alloputida encodes these proteins:
- the hppD gene encoding 4-hydroxyphenylpyruvate dioxygenase, whose translation MADIFENPMGLMGFEFIELASPTPGVLEPVFQILGFTKVATHRSKDVHLYRQGGINLILNNEPKSIASYFAAEHGPSVCGMAFRVRNAHEAYARALELGAQPVEIETGPMELRLPAIKGIGGAPLYLIDRFEEGSSIYDIDFNFIEGVDRNPVGAGLKIIDHLTHNVYRGRMAYWAGFYEKLFNFREIRYFDIKGEYTGLTSKAMTAPDGMIRIPLNEESSKGAGQIEEFLMQFNGEGIQHVAFLTDDLLKTWDALKGLGMRFMTAPPQTYYEMLEERLPGHGEPVDQLQARGILLDGASQPGDKRLLLQIFSETLLGPVFFEFIQRKGDDGFGEGNFKALFESIERDQVRRGVLSTD comes from the coding sequence ATGGCTGATATCTTTGAAAATCCAATGGGCCTGATGGGCTTCGAATTCATCGAACTGGCTTCGCCGACCCCAGGCGTACTAGAGCCTGTATTCCAGATACTGGGCTTCACCAAAGTGGCCACCCACCGTTCCAAGGATGTGCACCTGTATCGCCAGGGTGGCATCAACCTGATCCTGAACAATGAACCCAAGAGCATCGCTTCGTATTTCGCCGCTGAACACGGCCCGTCGGTATGTGGCATGGCTTTTCGCGTGCGCAATGCCCATGAGGCTTATGCCCGCGCCCTGGAACTGGGCGCTCAGCCGGTAGAAATCGAAACCGGCCCGATGGAATTGCGCCTGCCGGCGATCAAGGGTATCGGGGGGGCACCGCTCTATCTGATCGACCGCTTCGAGGAAGGCAGCTCTATCTACGACATCGACTTCAACTTCATCGAAGGCGTGGATCGCAACCCGGTAGGGGCCGGCCTGAAAATCATCGACCACCTCACCCATAACGTCTACCGTGGGCGTATGGCCTACTGGGCCGGGTTCTACGAGAAGCTGTTCAACTTCCGCGAAATCCGCTACTTCGATATCAAGGGCGAATACACCGGCCTGACCTCCAAGGCCATGACTGCGCCTGATGGCATGATCCGCATCCCGCTCAACGAAGAGTCATCCAAGGGTGCAGGGCAGATCGAAGAGTTCCTGATGCAGTTCAACGGTGAAGGTATCCAGCACGTGGCCTTCCTGACCGATGACCTGCTCAAGACCTGGGATGCGCTGAAGGGGCTGGGCATGCGCTTCATGACCGCGCCACCGCAAACCTACTACGAAATGCTCGAAGAGCGCCTGCCGGGCCATGGTGAGCCGGTCGACCAACTGCAAGCGCGTGGCATCCTGCTCGATGGCGCCTCGCAGCCCGGAGACAAGCGCCTGCTGCTGCAGATTTTCTCGGAAACCCTGCTTGGCCCGGTCTTCTTCGAGTTCATCCAGCGCAAAGGTGACGATGGCTTCGGTGAAGGCAACTTCAAGGCGCTGTTCGAATCCATCGAGCGTGACCAGGTACGCCGCGGCGTGCTGAGCACAGACTGA
- a CDS encoding helix-turn-helix transcriptional regulator, with amino-acid sequence MIEVSRFWRDPALPFVEARQVGDGRKVCYAAHSHESFSIGVITGGRSTYINSDQCVEVGAGTTVLMNPGVVHTCNPVAGEPWSYLMLFVDQPWLQAVGFTLPTQTWSRSPVLYRRLLQAFADLFDARLPDREARLAALFHELPGMLGGNASEGGEGNPRLDAAAAFIRAHRSDPLSLEDICGACGLSRSYLIRAFRQRFGLTPHGYLLDQRVQLARAQLRQGRSIAEVAQEAGFADQAHLQRAFKQHLAATPGHYRNAVASLGAPAGAVQALKDQVNRAGDQ; translated from the coding sequence ATGATCGAGGTATCACGGTTTTGGCGCGACCCTGCCTTGCCGTTCGTCGAAGCCCGACAGGTAGGGGACGGGCGCAAGGTGTGCTACGCCGCGCACTCTCACGAGAGTTTCTCCATCGGGGTGATCACGGGGGGACGTAGCACTTACATCAACAGTGACCAGTGCGTTGAGGTTGGGGCGGGTACCACGGTGTTGATGAACCCAGGCGTGGTGCACACCTGCAACCCTGTTGCCGGGGAACCCTGGTCTTACCTGATGCTGTTCGTCGATCAGCCTTGGTTGCAAGCAGTGGGTTTTACCCTGCCCACGCAGACCTGGAGCCGCTCGCCTGTGTTGTATCGGCGGCTGTTGCAGGCCTTTGCCGACCTGTTCGATGCCAGGCTGCCTGATCGCGAAGCCCGCCTGGCGGCCCTGTTTCACGAGTTGCCGGGCATGCTTGGCGGTAATGCCAGCGAGGGTGGCGAGGGCAACCCACGGCTGGATGCAGCGGCAGCGTTCATACGCGCCCATCGCAGTGACCCGCTCAGCCTCGAGGACATCTGCGGGGCTTGCGGCCTGTCTCGGTCCTACCTGATTCGTGCCTTTCGCCAACGCTTCGGCCTGACGCCGCATGGCTACCTGCTAGACCAGCGCGTGCAACTGGCCCGGGCGCAGTTGCGCCAGGGCCGCTCAATTGCTGAAGTTGCACAGGAGGCCGGGTTCGCTGATCAGGCACACCTGCAGCGGGCATTCAAACAGCACCTGGCGGCGACACCGGGGCATTACAGAAATGCCGTCGCTAGCCTGGGCGCTCCTGCAGGAGCCGTGCAAGCCTTAAAGGATCAGGTAAACCGCGCTGGCGACCAGTAA
- a CDS encoding TerC family protein, with the protein MEWLADPTAWLGLLTLIVLELVLGIDNLVFIAILADKLPPHQRDRARVIGLSLALIMRLGLLASISWMVTLTAPLFEVFGKSFSGRDLIMLFGGVFLLFKATMELHERLEGHVTQASGTLRHAAFWPIVAQIVVLDAVFSLDAVITAVGMVDELSVMMIAVIFSIGIMIVASKPLTRFVNAHPTVIMLCLGFLMMIGFSLTAEGLGFHIPKGYLYAAIGFSILIELFNQLARARRKRSLQQHRPLRERTAHAVLRLLGGRRVEADEVGEEIADLVEGGGEQVLFDRRERVMISGVLNLAERPIRTVMTARAEVDVIDLAQPADAIAQALANSPYSRLPLIRDGRVDEPLGFVHKKELLKELLSGSQPDLESMARAPLNLLESFSILNALEQMRGQSTHIAFVVNEFGDFTGLLTMTDILESIAGELPDASEVEGPGIVQEGEGFVVSGALNLSQVQARTGFSARATEDYQTLAGLVMSLLDRLPMVGDRLAWNGWMLTVEAVEERRVRQVRLTPNGDADVAGA; encoded by the coding sequence ATGGAATGGCTAGCCGACCCCACGGCCTGGCTAGGCCTGTTGACGCTTATCGTCCTCGAGCTGGTGCTGGGTATCGACAACCTGGTGTTCATCGCCATCCTTGCCGACAAGTTGCCGCCCCATCAGCGCGACCGCGCGCGGGTCATTGGCCTGAGCCTGGCGCTCATCATGCGCCTGGGCCTGTTGGCCAGCATTTCGTGGATGGTCACCCTGACCGCACCGCTGTTCGAAGTGTTCGGCAAGAGCTTCTCTGGCCGTGACCTGATCATGCTGTTCGGTGGTGTGTTCCTGTTGTTCAAGGCCACCATGGAGCTGCACGAACGCCTGGAAGGTCACGTAACCCAGGCCAGTGGCACGCTGCGCCATGCCGCGTTCTGGCCGATCGTTGCCCAGATCGTGGTACTGGACGCGGTATTCTCGCTGGATGCCGTGATCACGGCGGTCGGCATGGTCGATGAGTTGTCCGTGATGATGATCGCGGTGATCTTCTCGATCGGTATCATGATCGTTGCCAGCAAGCCGCTGACCCGCTTCGTCAACGCCCACCCCACGGTGATCATGCTGTGCCTGGGCTTCCTGATGATGATCGGTTTCAGCCTCACCGCCGAAGGCCTGGGCTTCCATATCCCCAAAGGCTACCTGTACGCGGCCATCGGCTTCTCGATCCTGATCGAGCTGTTCAACCAGCTGGCCCGTGCCCGCCGCAAGCGCAGCCTGCAACAGCACAGGCCGTTGCGCGAACGTACTGCCCATGCCGTGCTGCGCCTGCTGGGCGGCCGCCGGGTCGAGGCTGACGAGGTCGGCGAGGAGATTGCCGACCTGGTCGAGGGCGGCGGGGAACAGGTGCTGTTCGACCGCCGTGAGCGGGTCATGATCAGCGGCGTGCTGAACCTGGCCGAGCGGCCTATTCGTACGGTGATGACTGCCCGTGCCGAGGTTGATGTGATCGACCTGGCGCAACCGGCCGACGCCATTGCCCAGGCCCTGGCCAATTCGCCGTACTCGCGCCTGCCGCTGATCCGCGATGGTCGCGTGGACGAGCCCTTGGGCTTTGTGCACAAGAAGGAACTGCTGAAGGAACTGCTCTCGGGCAGCCAGCCCGACCTGGAAAGCATGGCCCGGGCGCCGTTGAACCTGCTGGAGAGCTTCAGCATCCTCAATGCCCTGGAGCAAATGCGCGGTCAGTCGACCCATATTGCCTTCGTGGTCAACGAGTTCGGTGACTTCACCGGGCTGTTGACCATGACCGACATCCTTGAGTCGATTGCCGGTGAGCTGCCGGATGCCAGTGAGGTTGAAGGCCCGGGCATCGTTCAGGAGGGGGAAGGCTTTGTGGTCAGCGGTGCGCTGAACCTCAGCCAGGTGCAGGCGCGTACTGGCTTCAGCGCCCGTGCTACCGAAGATTACCAGACCCTTGCGGGCCTGGTGATGAGCTTGCTGGACCGCCTGCCGATGGTCGGTGACCGGCTAGCCTGGAATGGCTGGATGCTGACCGTGGAGGCGGTTGAAGAGCGACGGGTACGCCAGGTTCGGCTTACACCGAACGGCGACGCTGACGTAGCAGGTGCTTGA
- the rarD gene encoding EamA family transporter RarD, whose translation MASCLFAVMYFYTSLLKPLDGEEIFGWRTLLTLPCLTLFMLVSKDWKRVGELMGRVKRTPVLLLGMVGTSWLMGVQLWLFLWAPLHGRSLEVSMGYFLLPLAMVLTGRLVYGERLSRLQTVAVACAALGVGHELYQNGSFAWETLLVTIGYPVYFVLRRRCRTDNLGGLWCDMCLLLPWALYFVIQSPLSSADLQAHPGLYVLVPILGAISASALIAYVLASRMLPFSLFGLLSYVEPVLLVGVALLLGETIGPDQWLTYLPIWAAVLVLVLEGFKHLLRQRRRSV comes from the coding sequence ATGGCGTCCTGCCTGTTCGCTGTGATGTACTTCTATACCTCCCTGCTCAAGCCACTCGATGGCGAAGAAATCTTTGGCTGGCGCACCCTGCTGACACTGCCCTGCCTCACCTTGTTCATGCTTGTCTCGAAAGACTGGAAGCGGGTGGGCGAACTGATGGGCCGGGTAAAACGCACGCCGGTGCTGTTGCTCGGCATGGTCGGCACGTCCTGGCTGATGGGGGTGCAACTGTGGCTGTTTCTCTGGGCGCCCCTGCATGGGCGCAGCCTGGAAGTGTCGATGGGTTACTTCCTGCTGCCACTGGCCATGGTCCTGACCGGGCGGCTGGTATATGGCGAGCGGCTGTCACGCCTGCAGACGGTAGCCGTGGCCTGCGCCGCACTGGGCGTGGGCCACGAGCTGTACCAAAATGGCAGTTTTGCCTGGGAAACCCTGCTGGTAACGATCGGCTACCCGGTCTACTTCGTGCTGCGCCGACGCTGCCGCACCGACAACCTGGGCGGCCTGTGGTGTGACATGTGCCTGCTGCTGCCGTGGGCGCTGTACTTCGTGATCCAGAGCCCACTGTCCAGTGCTGACCTGCAAGCACACCCCGGGCTGTACGTGTTGGTACCGATCCTTGGCGCGATCAGCGCTTCGGCGCTTATCGCCTACGTGCTGGCCAGCCGCATGCTGCCATTCAGCCTGTTCGGCCTGCTCAGCTACGTCGAACCCGTGCTGCTGGTAGGCGTGGCGTTGCTGCTGGGCGAAACCATCGGCCCGGATCAGTGGCTGACCTACCTGCCAATCTGGGCCGCAGTACTGGTGCTGGTGCTTGAGGGCTTCAAGCACCTGCTACGTCAGCGTCGCCGTTCGGTGTAA
- a CDS encoding type 1 glutamine amidotransferase domain-containing protein, with the protein MSKKILVVLTNTAKYPTLKRATGLWLGEAVHFVEKVEKAGYTVDYVSPQGGYVPVDPHSLQMAPDLDWQWYDDKRFMTRLGSTLAPGQVKADEYSVIYYTGGHGVMYDFADNHALQDLARKIYEKGGIVAAVCHGVVGLLNIKLSNNCLLLKNRKVTGFSNIEEKLAELDDVVPFLTENELGARGGEYSKHDEPWKPYVVDDDRLITGQNPASTALLAEAVLKKLKGS; encoded by the coding sequence ATGAGCAAGAAAATTCTGGTGGTGTTGACCAATACAGCGAAGTATCCAACCCTCAAACGGGCGACCGGGTTGTGGCTGGGTGAAGCCGTTCACTTTGTCGAGAAAGTCGAAAAGGCCGGCTACACGGTCGACTATGTCAGCCCACAGGGCGGTTACGTTCCCGTCGACCCGCACAGCCTGCAGATGGCCCCGGACCTGGACTGGCAGTGGTACGACGACAAGCGCTTCATGACGCGTCTTGGCAGTACCTTGGCCCCAGGGCAGGTGAAGGCTGACGAATACAGCGTCATCTATTACACCGGTGGGCATGGGGTGATGTATGACTTCGCAGACAACCATGCTCTGCAGGACCTGGCACGCAAAATCTACGAAAAAGGTGGCATTGTCGCAGCAGTCTGTCACGGCGTAGTCGGCCTGCTGAACATCAAGCTGAGTAACAACTGCCTGCTGCTCAAAAACCGCAAGGTGACCGGCTTTTCCAACATAGAGGAAAAACTGGCCGAACTGGACGACGTAGTGCCGTTCCTGACGGAGAACGAACTTGGGGCGCGCGGCGGTGAGTACAGCAAACATGATGAGCCGTGGAAGCCGTACGTGGTCGACGATGACAGGCTGATCACCGGGCAGAACCCCGCTTCCACCGCCTTGCTGGCCGAGGCAGTGCTGAAAAAGCTCAAGGGCAGTTAG
- a CDS encoding CSS-motif domain-containing protein — MSKIMHAGRSMVELLLLIAVALVPVVSGLLVMAFQLEAKLAENASISVQEAVFSVDSALDRMHETALRTLPFAGESCDNVKSALQDQVAIRSMVRSLTLLKDNQPYCSTASGSLEHYSSFASSGQRVALSYGPPDTRQKLLVDFHQKGKSHSIIVTAYAMQIRNELDGFLDGLTLLVEFGDRYIWSNGDSRDLERPSQSEFFTSAMSAKYGYTVKGGYPEGFTAQEIRQSVLQIVPSLMLVGIVTGSIVYLALFRARANRRGTAAERT, encoded by the coding sequence ATGTCGAAAATCATGCACGCGGGGCGCAGCATGGTGGAGCTGCTGCTGCTCATTGCAGTGGCGCTGGTGCCTGTGGTTTCCGGTTTGCTGGTGATGGCTTTCCAGCTGGAAGCGAAACTTGCGGAAAACGCCAGCATTTCAGTTCAGGAGGCGGTTTTCAGCGTCGACAGTGCACTGGACAGAATGCACGAGACGGCCCTGCGCACCCTGCCATTTGCAGGGGAATCTTGCGATAACGTCAAAAGCGCCTTGCAGGACCAGGTTGCCATCCGCTCCATGGTCAGGTCGCTGACCTTGCTCAAAGACAATCAACCCTACTGCAGCACGGCTTCAGGTTCGCTGGAGCATTATTCATCATTCGCGTCGTCCGGCCAGCGGGTCGCACTGTCCTACGGCCCTCCTGACACGCGCCAGAAGCTGCTGGTCGACTTTCACCAGAAGGGCAAAAGCCATAGCATCATCGTGACAGCCTATGCCATGCAGATTCGCAATGAACTGGATGGATTTCTGGATGGGCTGACACTGCTGGTCGAATTTGGCGACCGCTACATATGGAGCAATGGTGACAGCCGTGACCTTGAGCGCCCCTCACAGTCCGAATTCTTTACAAGCGCCATGTCGGCCAAGTATGGATACACGGTCAAAGGTGGCTACCCAGAGGGTTTCACCGCTCAGGAAATACGCCAGTCGGTGCTGCAGATCGTCCCCTCGCTGATGCTGGTGGGGATCGTGACCGGCTCGATCGTCTACCTGGCCCTGTTCAGGGCACGTGCCAACAGGCGGGGTACCGCCGCCGAACGAACATGA
- a CDS encoding glycosyltransferase 61 family protein codes for MGSDISQFSASPAARQHTWTLAAYRYMARKRLGGKTAIDLKSVATKSWDIAPGEATVSPPAIFLPGQLDRVTGWEGKRFYPYVHPAQTMAGGIHTLQGPTRGYLIKDVWLVDGALYKGKASHWLSQKPSTFPTILIDHEIDRAAIYCTLNGNAWFGTWLMEDCPTYALACNEGIPVTTAPSARYPLFTQAPAYEDWLDMKPLRLRSAFFRELVLFDDQSNNRSRHARYRAMGDKLLSHVTHTQHPGVFLLRGGDGDLRLLRNELELAEHLRTTRGFRIVNPLKSDVPSIVAACAGAKVVIGVEGSQLVHGVNVLQAGGCLLTLQPPNRFVSYYKYLTDRDHQHFGFVVGLPEGDGFRIDIDEVERTLDLFPR; via the coding sequence ATGGGAAGCGACATCTCGCAGTTCAGTGCATCGCCCGCAGCCAGGCAACACACCTGGACCTTGGCCGCCTACCGATACATGGCGCGCAAACGGCTGGGTGGAAAAACGGCGATCGATCTCAAGAGCGTCGCCACCAAGAGTTGGGACATTGCCCCGGGCGAAGCCACGGTTTCACCGCCGGCCATTTTCCTGCCTGGCCAGCTGGATCGGGTGACGGGCTGGGAAGGCAAGCGGTTTTACCCCTACGTGCACCCGGCGCAGACCATGGCGGGAGGTATCCACACGTTGCAAGGGCCAACCCGTGGCTACCTGATCAAGGATGTATGGCTGGTCGATGGGGCATTGTACAAGGGCAAGGCCAGCCACTGGCTGTCACAGAAGCCGAGTACCTTCCCGACCATCCTCATCGACCATGAAATCGACCGCGCTGCGATCTACTGCACGCTAAACGGTAACGCCTGGTTCGGCACCTGGCTGATGGAAGATTGCCCGACCTATGCGCTGGCCTGCAACGAGGGCATCCCGGTGACCACCGCCCCCTCTGCCAGGTATCCGCTGTTCACCCAGGCACCGGCCTATGAAGACTGGCTGGACATGAAGCCTTTGCGCCTGCGCAGTGCGTTCTTCCGTGAGCTGGTGCTGTTCGATGACCAGAGCAACAACCGCAGCCGGCATGCTCGCTACCGAGCCATGGGTGACAAGCTGCTGTCGCATGTGACGCACACGCAGCACCCGGGGGTTTTCCTGTTGCGGGGCGGTGATGGTGATCTGCGCCTGTTGCGCAACGAGCTGGAGCTTGCCGAACACCTGCGCACGACCCGCGGTTTTCGCATCGTCAACCCGCTGAAGTCCGATGTGCCGAGTATTGTCGCGGCCTGCGCCGGGGCTAAAGTGGTCATCGGGGTGGAGGGTAGCCAGTTGGTGCATGGCGTGAATGTGCTGCAGGCGGGAGGCTGTCTGCTGACTTTGCAGCCGCCGAACCGTTTCGTCAGTTACTACAAATACCTGACGGATCGTGATCACCAGCATTTCGGCTTTGTGGTAGGCCTACCGGAAGGCGATGGTTTCCGGATCGATATTGACGAGGTGGAGCGCACGTTGGATCTGTTCCCTCGATAA
- a CDS encoding EAL domain-containing protein, translating to MPLTVKRRAALSWRTLLPWVVGVLPVMCGLAVMNWQVEREMQASSHATTRQALEHVEHILDNLSRAANSLLPLTDSPCEQAQLMLRAQVTRNAFVRSTNLFRHNNLYCSSLFGEFEEPVNPGDYVDGKLWLMDGNSVTPGHPLLVYRASDGDHGAITTVDGDHLLTALRLIGPDEELQIRVGDAWMGKDGVVHKGASPAAASANVLIGSTRYPFSVQGGYSADKQGQLLRSHYPGLLSLLLILGALAALACRWQIRRATSPRAELDRALQADEFLPYFQPVVRKGDYRWAGAEVLMRWHHPREGLVRPDLFIPYAEHSGQIVAMTRALLTHTAQSLAPYAGLLEDGFHIGVNITADHCRDLSLLDDCRTFLQHFPPGRVVLTLELTERKLIEPTPVTLELFEKLHAMGVMIALDDFGTGQSSLNYLRQFKVDYLKIDQSFVAMIGADALSVHILETIIELSGKLDLGIVAEGVETDLQRDYLAAHGVDFQQGYLFARPMPAAQFLEALATRPGATQLPQDAPPEIMRG from the coding sequence ATGCCCCTTACCGTCAAACGCCGCGCCGCACTCAGCTGGCGCACGCTCTTGCCCTGGGTCGTCGGCGTGCTGCCGGTCATGTGCGGCCTGGCCGTGATGAACTGGCAGGTCGAACGTGAAATGCAGGCCAGCAGCCACGCCACCACCCGCCAGGCGTTGGAGCACGTCGAACACATCCTCGACAACCTGTCCCGTGCCGCCAATTCGCTACTTCCACTGACTGACAGCCCATGCGAGCAGGCCCAGCTCATGCTGCGGGCCCAGGTTACCCGCAATGCCTTCGTGCGCTCGACCAACCTGTTCAGGCACAACAACCTTTATTGCTCCTCGCTGTTCGGCGAGTTCGAAGAACCGGTCAATCCTGGCGATTACGTCGACGGCAAGTTATGGCTGATGGACGGCAACTCGGTTACCCCGGGCCACCCGCTGCTGGTCTACCGTGCCAGCGACGGCGACCACGGTGCAATCACCACGGTGGATGGCGACCACCTGCTGACAGCACTGCGCCTGATCGGCCCCGATGAAGAATTGCAAATCCGCGTGGGCGACGCCTGGATGGGCAAGGACGGCGTGGTCCACAAAGGCGCCTCCCCTGCCGCCGCCAGTGCCAACGTGCTGATAGGCTCGACGCGTTACCCTTTCAGCGTGCAGGGCGGCTACAGTGCCGACAAGCAAGGCCAACTGTTACGCAGCCACTACCCTGGCCTGCTCAGCCTGCTGCTGATACTGGGTGCCCTGGCGGCGCTGGCATGCCGCTGGCAGATTCGCCGCGCCACCTCACCGCGTGCCGAACTGGACCGTGCCCTGCAGGCCGATGAATTCCTGCCGTATTTTCAGCCAGTGGTGCGCAAGGGCGATTACCGCTGGGCCGGTGCGGAAGTGCTGATGCGCTGGCACCACCCACGCGAAGGCCTGGTTCGTCCCGACCTGTTCATCCCCTATGCCGAACATAGCGGGCAGATTGTCGCCATGACCCGTGCGCTGCTGACACATACCGCGCAAAGCCTGGCGCCCTATGCCGGCCTGTTGGAAGACGGCTTCCATATTGGTGTCAACATCACCGCTGACCACTGCCGCGACCTCAGCCTGCTGGATGACTGCCGCACGTTCCTGCAGCACTTTCCGCCCGGCCGGGTGGTGCTGACCCTGGAACTGACAGAGCGCAAGCTGATCGAGCCTACGCCGGTCACCCTTGAGTTGTTCGAAAAGCTGCATGCCATGGGCGTGATGATTGCCCTCGACGATTTCGGCACCGGCCAGTCGAGCCTCAACTACCTGCGGCAATTCAAGGTCGACTACCTGAAGATCGACCAGAGCTTCGTTGCCATGATCGGCGCCGATGCGCTGTCAGTGCACATACTCGAGACCATCATCGAGCTGTCGGGCAAGCTGGACCTGGGCATCGTTGCCGAGGGTGTGGAAACCGACCTGCAGCGCGACTACCTGGCCGCGCACGGGGTGGACTTCCAGCAGGGTTACCTGTTCGCCAGACCCATGCCGGCCGCCCAGTTCCTCGAAGCCCTGGCCACTCGCCCGGGCGCAACGCAGTTGCCGCAAGATGCGCCCCCTGAGATCATGCGCGGCTGA
- a CDS encoding LysE family translocator, with protein sequence MSLYLSMAAFALAASISPGPVNIVALGSGARHGLRASVAHVAGATLGFCLLLVLVGLGLHQLLLRWPLLGLMLHWGGVAFLLYMAWKLASDDGNLNNAQPSQAPSAWHGAAMQWLNPKAWLAAVAGVGAYTGGEQHLLWLFTWIYGPICFISVACWAWAGSVIRQYLDNPRHLRMLNRSLAVLLVASAVYLIL encoded by the coding sequence ATGAGCCTATACCTGTCCATGGCCGCCTTCGCCCTTGCGGCCTCGATCTCCCCCGGCCCGGTAAACATCGTCGCCCTTGGCAGCGGTGCCCGCCATGGCCTGCGCGCCAGCGTTGCCCATGTGGCCGGCGCCACGCTGGGGTTCTGCCTGTTGCTGGTGCTGGTCGGGCTGGGCCTGCATCAACTACTGTTACGCTGGCCCTTGCTGGGCCTGATGTTGCACTGGGGCGGTGTAGCGTTTCTGCTGTACATGGCGTGGAAGCTGGCCAGTGACGACGGTAACCTGAACAACGCACAGCCTAGCCAAGCCCCTTCAGCCTGGCACGGCGCAGCGATGCAGTGGCTGAACCCCAAAGCCTGGTTGGCAGCCGTTGCCGGGGTGGGTGCCTACACCGGCGGTGAACAGCACTTGCTGTGGCTGTTTACCTGGATCTACGGGCCGATCTGTTTCATCTCGGTAGCCTGCTGGGCCTGGGCCGGCAGCGTGATTCGCCAGTACCTGGACAACCCACGCCACCTGCGCATGCTCAATCGGAGCCTGGCCGTGTTACTGGTCGCCAGCGCGGTTTACCTGATCCTTTAA